The following is a genomic window from Mustela erminea isolate mMusErm1 chromosome 14, mMusErm1.Pri, whole genome shotgun sequence.
agcctgTGGAAAGCAGTGAGGACAGCAGCGATGAGTCTGGTGAGTCCCCTCTGTGGAGAATGGGCCTGGGGGAGTAGATGAggaatataaaagacaaaaaggcCTCTATGCCTTTCCGTTTTTCACTGAAGCAAGACAGGGTTTAAGTTTCTGTGTGGGTCTTTGCAGCCtcctttttgttgcttttggttgGGTTGGGACTCTGGTCCCAGCCTAATGCCATAGATTCTCTCCAGATTCCAGttctgaggaagaaaagaaacctccAGCTAAGGCAGTCATCTCTAAAGCAACCTCTAAACCAGTTCCAGCAAAGAAACCGCCAGAGAGCTCTTCAGACAGCTCAGGTGAGGTATATGGAAGCCCTCAGGGTGGTGGGAGCTCCAGGGGCTCTCTCTAGTctgatttctatttattatttgctCTCTGTCTAGACTCTGATAGTTCTGAGGATGAAGCTCCTGCCAGATCAGCCGGTACTACCAAGAATCTACCAAGTAGGCCGGTTGCCACTCCCAAGCAACCTGCAGCTAAACCAGCCACAGCTCCCAAGCAGCCTGTAGGTAGTGGCCAGAAGCCTCTCACCAGAAAGGCTGATAGCAGCTCCAGCGAGGAGGAGAGCAGTTCTAGTgaagaggaaaagatgaagaagacTGTGGTCACTCCCAAGTCCAAGGCAGCAGCCAAAGCAGCTCCGTCTTTGCCTGCCAAACAGGCCCCCCAGGGTGGTGGGGACAGCAGCTCTGATTCAGATAGTTCTAgcagtgaggaagaggaggaggagaagatgtCAAAATCCCCAGTTAAAAAGAAGCCACAGAAGGCAGCAGGAGTTGTAGCCTCTTCCAAGGCGGCTTCCACAAAGCAAGCAAAGGCCAAGAGCAGCAGCAGTTCTTCCTCTGATGATTCCAGTGAGGAAGAAGTGAAGGAGAAACCTAAGGGCAAGGGCAGTGTAAGGCCACAAGCCCTCAAGACCAATGGGACCTCTGCAGTGACTACACAGAATGGAAAAGCAGACAGGGATAGccatgaggaagaagaagaaaagaaaaaggcagcagTAGCAGTTTCTAAGCCAGGTCTGTATCCAAAGAATCTGTCTCCTTGGTTTGTCCCCCCAAGTATGGGTGGGATATACActtgggggatggggtagggagaggaggcCCACAGTTAGGCTTCCAGTTGTATGCCCTCGGTGTGGGAACCTGGGAGGAGGAATAGGAAGCTGGTCTCCTGAGTCtggctatctatctatctatctatctatctatctatttatttatttatttatctatctatctatttatctatttatctatctatctatctatttatttatctatctatctatttatctatctatctatctatttatctatccatttatttatttatttatctatttatttatttatctatttatttatttatttatctatttatttacttatttatttatctatctatttatttatttatctatttatctatctatctatctatctatctatttatttatttgtctatctatttatttatttatttatctatctatttatctatctatctatttatctatctatttatctatctatttatttatttatttatttatttatttgacagagagaaatcacaagtagtcagagaggcaggcagagagagagagagggaagcaggctccctgccgagcagagagcccgatgcaggactcgatcccaggaccccgagatcatgacctgagccaaaggcagcggcttaacccactgagccacccaggtgcccctggctttttgttttgtgtagGTTCCGGAAAGAAGCGGAAGCAGAATGAGGCTGCCAAAGAGGCAGAGACTCCTCAAGCCAAGAAGATAAAGCCCCAGACCCCCAACACAtttccaaaaaggaagaaagtaagttCTCTTATTTTCTTGTCGGGGGCCAGCCTTTAAAGAgtagaaaggggcacctgggtggctcagttggttaagcctccatctcttgatttcccctcagggtcgtgagatcttGACAACTCTCCCCATGGCCTGGCACTCTCGCACATGTGTAGCTAAGGAGGGCTTTTCTGTTAAATGGCCACTCTGTCTTTAACTTACTTCTTACTTCATTCTTCTCCAGGGAGAAAAAAGGGCATCATCCCCTTTCCGAAGGATCAGGGAGGAGGAGATTGAGGTAGATGCTCGAGTGGCAGACAACTCCTTTGATGCCAAGGTGAGGGGAGAGCATGTTTGCTGTTCTTAAGGGGGCTGGGTGGAAGAGAGGGCAGCTTTTTGGTTCATGTTGCCTTGAGCAGggagaagaaagtaaaagtaaCAGGGCCTTGGTGTTGTCCTTCTGTGTATTAACCACTTTTCTCTGCTTACCAGCGGGGTGCAGCTGGAGACTGGGGGGAACGCGCCAATCAGGTTCTGAAGTTCACCAAAGGCAAATCGTTCCGGCatgagaaaaccaagaagaaGCGGGGCAGCTACCGGGGAGGCTCCATCTCTGTCCAG
Proteins encoded in this region:
- the NOLC1 gene encoding nucleolar and coiled-body phosphoprotein 1 isoform X1, whose amino-acid sequence is MADASLRRVVPSDLYPLVLGFLRDNQLSEVASKFAKATGATQQDANASSLLDIYSFWLNRSAKAPKRKVQANGPVSKKAKKKTSSSESSEDSSEEEEPQGPPAKKAAVPAKRASLPQHTGKAAAKASESSSSEESSDEEEDDDKKKKPVQKGVKPQSKAVKAPPKKAKSSDSDSDSSSEDESPKNQKPKTTPVAAKTQTKASAKPGMPARVAPKLTNGKVASKKSSSSSSSSSSSDEEEEVAAAAAIPKKTVPKKQVVAKAPVKAMAAPTQKSSSSEDSSSEEEEEEEEQKKPMKKKPGPYSSVPPPSAAPSKKSLGTQAPKKAAEKQQPVESSEDSSDESDSSSEEEKKPPAKAVISKATSKPVPAKKPPESSSDSSDSDSSEDEAPARSAGTTKNLPSRPVATPKQPAAKPATAPKQPVGSGQKPLTRKADSSSSEEESSSSEEEKMKKTVVTPKSKAAAKAAPSLPAKQAPQGGGDSSSDSDSSSSEEEEEEKMSKSPVKKKPQKAAGVVASSKAASTKQAKAKSSSSSSSDDSSEEEVKEKPKGKGSVRPQALKTNGTSAVTTQNGKADRDSHEEEEEKKKAAVAVSKPGSGKKRKQNEAAKEAETPQAKKIKPQTPNTFPKRKKGEKRASSPFRRIREEEIEVDARVADNSFDAKRGAAGDWGERANQVLKFTKGKSFRHEKTKKKRGSYRGGSISVQVNSIKFDSE
- the NOLC1 gene encoding nucleolar and coiled-body phosphoprotein 1 isoform X2, which codes for MADASLRRVVPSDLYPLVLGFLRDNQLSEVASKFAKATGATQQDANASSLLDIYSFWLKSAKAPKRKVQANGPVSKKAKKKTSSSESSEDSSEEEEPQGPPAKKAAVPAKRASLPQHTGKAAAKASESSSSEESSDEEEDDDKKKKPVQKGVKPQSKAVKAPPKKAKSSDSDSDSSSEDESPKNQKPKTTPVAAKTQTKASAKPGMPARVAPKLTNGKVASKKSSSSSSSSSSSDEEEEVAAAAAIPKKTVPKKQVVAKAPVKAMAAPTQKSSSSEDSSSEEEEEEEEQKKPMKKKPGPYSSVPPPSAAPSKKSLGTQAPKKAAEKQQPVESSEDSSDESDSSSEEEKKPPAKAVISKATSKPVPAKKPPESSSDSSDSDSSEDEAPARSAGTTKNLPSRPVATPKQPAAKPATAPKQPVGSGQKPLTRKADSSSSEEESSSSEEEKMKKTVVTPKSKAAAKAAPSLPAKQAPQGGGDSSSDSDSSSSEEEEEEKMSKSPVKKKPQKAAGVVASSKAASTKQAKAKSSSSSSSDDSSEEEVKEKPKGKGSVRPQALKTNGTSAVTTQNGKADRDSHEEEEEKKKAAVAVSKPGSGKKRKQNEAAKEAETPQAKKIKPQTPNTFPKRKKGEKRASSPFRRIREEEIEVDARVADNSFDAKRGAAGDWGERANQVLKFTKGKSFRHEKTKKKRGSYRGGSISVQVNSIKFDSE